One bacterium DNA segment encodes these proteins:
- a CDS encoding rod shape-determining protein, giving the protein MPKKLGIDLGTANTLVFVPKKGVIINEPSVVAVSRDDNRILAVGNEAKEMLGRSPDFIVVTRPMRDGVIANYRVTEAMLRYFIRKASGPISFFKPEVIISVPAGITSTERRAVIEAAISAGAKAAYIVKEPLLAAIGAGLPVQNSSGHLVVNIGGGTSEVAVIALSGIVTWASVRVAGDKIDRAIVDYIKHSHNVAIGERTAEEVKILIGAAVESSENSVAEIRGRDLVDGLPKTIEVTTNDIVHAISDELHDILRTVKQVLAQTPPELSADILDKGMMLSGGGALLRGIGEFLSHGTGISATVAPEPLFCVAKGTGHVLNNLELYKRAVMTKR; this is encoded by the coding sequence ATGCCAAAAAAACTCGGTATTGATCTTGGAACCGCAAACACGCTGGTATTCGTGCCCAAAAAAGGCGTGATTATCAATGAGCCTTCCGTTGTTGCGGTTTCCCGAGACGACAATCGCATACTTGCGGTGGGGAATGAAGCCAAAGAGATGCTCGGCAGATCTCCAGATTTTATCGTGGTTACGCGCCCTATGCGCGATGGAGTTATTGCAAATTATCGGGTTACCGAGGCCATGCTACGTTATTTTATCCGCAAAGCATCGGGTCCCATAAGCTTTTTCAAGCCGGAAGTGATCATATCGGTGCCGGCGGGCATTACGTCTACGGAACGAAGGGCTGTTATTGAGGCTGCTATATCAGCAGGAGCAAAGGCCGCATATATTGTAAAAGAGCCTCTGCTTGCGGCCATCGGGGCGGGACTTCCGGTACAGAATTCCTCCGGACATCTGGTGGTGAACATCGGTGGCGGAACAAGCGAGGTCGCAGTCATAGCGCTTTCCGGCATTGTTACCTGGGCATCGGTGCGTGTTGCGGGGGATAAAATCGACCGCGCCATCGTGGACTATATCAAACACAGCCACAATGTCGCAATCGGTGAGCGGACGGCCGAAGAGGTAAAAATACTCATCGGGGCTGCCGTTGAGAGTTCGGAGAATAGTGTTGCCGAGATTCGCGGAAGGGATCTTGTTGACGGCCTTCCTAAAACCATAGAGGTTACCACGAACGATATTGTACATGCCATTTCCGATGAATTGCATGACATTTTACGGACGGTGAAGCAAGTTCTTGCGCAAACACCCCCGGAACTTTCCGCCGATATTCTCGACAAAGGCATGATGCTTTCGGGAGGCGGAGCGTTGCTTCGCGGCATAGGTGAATTTTTATCACACGGTACGGGAATCTCTGCAACGGTGGCCCCTGAACCTCTTTTTTGCGTAGCCAAGGGCACGGGACATGTACTGAATAACCTTGAACTCTACAAACGTGCGGTGATGACCAAACGCTAG
- a CDS encoding glycosyltransferase family 1 protein: MLIGIHAKALSETYPTGVGFYTRYLLQYLLGLPEAGTHRFLLYLAKNGADQYPANITKKILSSPFLWTQSRLAIELLLHKPDVFFVPQHVLPKTAPKNSAVTIHGLEFERFPDHYAWQERMYLRWVTRDAVKRASCIIAVSNATKQDLMEFYRLPEEKITVVHHGAPQRISNIKYPISNKRMDTPYFLYIGRIEKKKNVDGLIRAFTIAKEKYKLPHKLILAGSIGFGFSSKKLSAISYKLKNQIEFLGYISEEAKWELLRNAEAFVFPSWCEGFGLPILEAQQAGVPVITSNISAMPEVAGPGGLFIDPSSPESIAEAMHRISEDRKLRENLIAAGYKNAQRFSWEKCAQETLNILIKP; encoded by the coding sequence GTGCTTATCGGTATCCATGCCAAAGCCTTATCTGAAACGTATCCGACGGGCGTAGGGTTCTACACACGGTATCTCTTGCAATACCTTTTGGGTCTTCCTGAAGCGGGCACGCACCGCTTTTTATTATATCTTGCCAAGAACGGAGCCGATCAATATCCGGCAAACATCACCAAGAAAATTCTTTCCTCTCCGTTTCTTTGGACCCAGAGTCGTCTTGCCATAGAACTTTTACTACACAAACCAGATGTGTTTTTTGTTCCCCAGCATGTGTTACCAAAAACCGCGCCGAAAAATTCCGCAGTGACTATCCACGGACTTGAATTTGAGCGATTTCCGGATCACTACGCATGGCAAGAGCGCATGTACTTGAGATGGGTGACAAGGGATGCCGTGAAGCGCGCCTCTTGCATCATTGCGGTGTCGAACGCGACAAAACAAGACCTTATGGAATTTTATCGCTTGCCGGAAGAGAAGATAACGGTTGTGCATCACGGAGCACCACAAAGAATATCCAATATCAAATATCCAATATCAAATAAAAGAATGGATACGCCTTATTTTCTTTATATCGGGAGGATTGAGAAAAAAAAGAATGTTGACGGTCTCATTCGGGCCTTCACGATTGCAAAAGAAAAATACAAATTACCGCATAAGTTGATACTTGCTGGTAGCATCGGCTTTGGATTTAGTTCTAAGAAGCTATCAGCTATAAGCTATAAGCTGAAAAATCAGATTGAATTTCTCGGTTATATTTCCGAAGAGGCGAAGTGGGAGCTATTACGCAACGCAGAGGCATTCGTATTCCCTTCATGGTGCGAAGGATTCGGGTTGCCTATTCTGGAAGCACAGCAAGCGGGTGTGCCGGTCATCACTTCAAACATCTCCGCGATGCCGGAAGTGGCAGGCCCTGGAGGGCTCTTCATTGATCCTTCAAGCCCCGAATCCATTGCCGAAGCCATGCATCGCATTTCCGAAGATAGAAAATTGCGCGAGAATCTTATCGCTGCCGGCTATAAGAATGCGCAGCGTTTTTCATGGGAGAAGTGCGCACAGGAAACGCTCAACATATTGATAAAACCATAG